Within Winogradskyella helgolandensis, the genomic segment TTATACCAACACCGACGATTTTAATCAAATTATTTGGATACGTGTAGAGGATAGCACCACGGTAGAAGGCTGTTATAAAATCACAAGTTTAGAACTGATAGTGAACCCGTTACCAGTTTTAATTACACCAGCACCCTTAGAGCTCTGTGATGTAAACAACCCAGGAGATGAGCAAGAAGGCTTTATATTAGAAGAGGCTAACGAAGAAATCCTAAATGGTCAAACAGGCCTATCGCTAACGTACTATGAAACACAAATGGATGCCGACAATGCAACAAATCCAATAACAAGTCCATATGTAAACACTAGCAATGCTCAAACGATATTTGTAAGAGCAGAAAATGATGTCACAGGCTGTTACAATACGGTAACCGTAACGCTAAGAGTAGATCCAATACCATCACCAGAACCGAATCCAACAGCAATAGAAGTCTGTGATGATGACAATGATGGATTTGCAGAATTCGATTTAACACAACGTACTATAGAAGTTATTAATGGAGAACCTAATGTAGCGATTACTTATCACGAGACACAGACCGATGCAGAGAATGGTGATAATCCAATCATAGGACTGTACACTAACATTGTGGCCAACAATCAAATGATTTTTGTACGTTCGGAAAACACGGTAACAGGCTGCTTTAGTTTAACCACAAATACGATGGAGCTTATTGTGTTGCCTTCGCCAGAAGTGCCAACAAGTATAGAGTCTTACACTATATGTGACACCAATGACAATGGTATTACCCAATTTGATTTGACCACCAAAGATGAAGAAATTTTAAACGGACAAGACCCACTAGAGGTACTACTGACTTACCATGTTAGTGCATTAGATGCCGCAACAGGCAATAATCCAATTATTAATGTAGGTAACTACACCAACACTGTAAACCCACAAGTTATTTATGTACGTTTATACAATCCAACAACAGGCTGTGACGATACCGGAGAATTTGAGTTAGAGGTTAATTTACCACCAGTAGTGGTACAACCAACACAATTAAGTGAATGTGATGATTTAGGAGAAACACCAGGAGATGAATTTACAACATTTGATTTAACGGTAAAAAACAATGAAATCACTGGAGGGAATAGCAGTTATTCCGTAGATTATTATGAGACCGATGCGGATGCACAATCTCAAACCAATGTGATTCCAGATCCAACACAGTATACCAATACTTCAGTTAACGGCTTAAATGCAAACCCACAAACCCTTTATGTGGTGGTTACCGATACCAATACAGGCTGTGTAGACTTTACTACCTTAACAATCCGTGTCTTACCAAACCCAACCCCAACACCAAGCGATCAATTACCAAGTTTAGAGTTGTGTGATGATGTAAACACAGGAGATGGAGTCGAAGTGTTTGACCTTACGGAAAATGAAATTCTGATATTAAATGGAGAAGCAGGAGTTACGGCAAGCTACTATGAAAGTCTAGATGATGCCAATTCAGCAAGTAATGCTATAGTAGACCCAACGCAGTATACGAATACAGAAACACCAGAACAAGAGATTTATGTGCGTGTGACCAATGATGCTACAGGCTGTTATGCTTTAGTTGATTTTACAATCATAGTGCATCCATTACCAGAAGTTGTGGCTGTAACAGATTTTATACAATGTGAATTATTCACTGATGGTGTTGATAGTTTTGATTTGACTACAAAAGACGAAGAAGTTTTAAACGGTCAAGATCCAACACAGTTTATAGTAAGTTACCATAGCAGTTTAGCCGATGCCGAAGCAGGTACCAACGGCCTAGTAAGTTCATACACGAACTTGAGTAACCCACAGCAAATCTTTGTGACAATCACCAACAATATAACAGGTTGTTCGATTAGTACACAAAGCTTCAATATAGAAGTGCAAGAAGCCGCACAGGCCAACCCAAATATGGAAGCCATAGTTTATGAAACCTGTGATGATGAGATGGAAACTGATGGAGATCCAACCAATGACAGTGCACAGTTTGATTTAACGACAAGAGACGCAGAAGTTTTAGACGGTCAAGATCCACTGAATTATATTGTGAGCTATTATGAAACGCAAGACGATGCTGATTTAAATGTCAATCCATTACCAACATTGTATGAAAACATAACGAACCCACAAGTTATATATGCACGTGTTGATAATGACACACCAGATGGTACCACAGGTAATGACACATCCATCTGTTATGCTGTAGCAGAAATCACTTTACAAGTGAATCCGTTACCCGAGTTTAATTTAGAAGACAGTTATATTCTATGTTTAAACACCAATGGAACGGAAGTTTTAGAACCTTTAGTTATTGATACAGGCTTATCGGCATTAGACTATAGTTTTGAGTGGAGTTATAATACCGTTGTAATTCCAGGAGCTACAGGTCCAAGTATAATGCCCACCCAAGGAGGTAGCTATAGTGTTTTAGTAACCGATATGAGCACATCTACAGAGACTAATTGTACTAATGTTGATACAACTGACGTTATAGAAAGTGAACCACCAAGTTTAACCATAGAATTATTGACCCAAGCCTTTGCAGATAATCACATTTTAGAAGCCTTAGCGACCGGAATAGGAGTTTATGAATACAGCTTAGACGGAGGACCATGGCAAGATGAAGGGACCTTTATAAACCTATCTGCAGGAGAGCATGAGATTACGGCAAGAGATAAAAATGGCTGTGGATTAATCACGGTATCGAAGTTTATAATCGATTATCCGCTGTATTTTACGCCCAACGGAGATGGAAATAATGAAACTTGGAACATTGAAGGTGTTGGAAGTAATGCAAAAATTTATATATTTGACCGGTACGGAAAATTATTAAAGCAGTTGAGTCCTGATGGAAATGGTTGGGATGGAACGTTTAGTAATGAAGTAATGCCAACGAGTGACTACTGGTTTACAGTGGAATACGACGAGCCGAGCAATGGAGTACGTAAAGAATTTAGAGCCCATTTTACCTTGAAACGATAAGAAATTATGAGATTAAAAAAGTATTGTTTAGTAGCATTTATAGCTTTTATGGCGAATTTTAGCTTTGCCCAAGAAGGTATTCCTATTTATTCTGATTATTTAACAGATAATTATTATTTAATTCACCCTTCAATGGCAGGTGTTGCTAACTGTGCTAAAGTTAGATTAACAGCAAGACAACAATGGTTTGGGGTAGATGATGCTCCGAGCTTACAAACCTTAAGTATGAATGGAAGAATAGGAGATTCTCCTGTAGCCATTGGTGGTGTTCTTTTTAATGACTCTAATGGGTATCATTCTACAGTTGGTGGTTATGCAACATTCGCTTACCATTTAATGTTTTCTAGAAATGAAATTGATTTAAATATGTTGTCATTTGGTTTAAGTGCTGGTTTTTTACAGTATAAACTTGATGAGACAAGTTGGTTAGCGCCTGGTGAATATGATGCGGCAGTTGCAGGAATTGAACAAAGTGCTACAAATTTTAACGTCGATGTTGGTCTTTCTTATCATTTTGTAGATTTCTATGCACATTTCACGGCTAAGAATATTTTAGATAATGATGGTGTAAATTATAACCAAAATGGTGAATTTGAATTTAAAAACTTAAGAACTTATTTGGTGTCTTCTGGTTATACGTTTAGTCAGTATGGTAGCGAATGGAGTTATGAGCCTTCTATAATGTATATGTATAGAGATGCAACAGCAGAATCTTCAATAGATATAAATGCTAAAGTTTATAAGGAAATGGATTTTGGTAAAGTTTGGGGTGGATTATCTTACAGACGTAGTTTAGATGGTGCCGAGTTCCAAGATGGATCTGGTGTTAGCAGTCAAAAATTACAATACATCACTCCATTTTTAGGTGTAGATTATAATAATTTTGTGTTTGCATATACATATTCATACCAAGCAAATACAGTGAATTTTAATACTGGTGGTTTTCATCAATTAACTCTTGGATTCAACTTTAACTGTAGACGAGAGAAATATGAGTGTAATTGTCCTGCAATTAACTAATATAAATAACACATAAAAAAAGGCTCAATTTAAATTGAGCCTTTTTTTGTTTTCATAATTACGTTTTATTCCCATTTATAGTTTTTCTGTTCAGCTTGTGACTTTAGTGCTTTAATCATCGCACTTTCTAAGCCGTTATTAGAGTCTTTAGTTTGCTTAGCAATATAATCGCGTCGGTTGAGATTTAATGTGGCTATTTCATCTTGAAGTTTTTTACGCAATTGGGCTTTTTCTTCGACATAAGATTTGATTTCAGATTTAGATTTCCCCTTTAATTCTTCAGGTAATTCGCTATCTTTTATTTCATCATAAGAAAAGTCAGCTTCTTTTTCTGCATCTACCAAATCCCAAGAACTGTTTTTGTATAAACGTGAACTTTTGCTCACTGTTCTACTTACTGCATTGGCTTTATTATAACTTCTAGCATTGGAATCTTGTTCTGCTTGCATTTCCATTTTAGCTCTACCTGTACTTCCATAAGCAACATAGGTGGTATTTAGTTTTTCATTGAGCTCTAAAATTTTGTCATCGTAAGGAGATGCCACGTGTACGGTTGCTTCGTTATGATTGATAGCCATATAATTCCCATGGGTTAAATCGGCTCCATCTTTCCATTTGGTTGAGATCCCTTGATTGTAATCACCACAAAAAATAGTATTCACGGTAACGTCATTTTGATGTGCTAATTTAGAGGCGTCTTTGTAACTGACGTTTCCTTGTGTGTAAGGTTCGTTTCCTGCGATGAAAACAAGTTTTAAATCCTCTTTGCTATCTCCCCATTCTAATTGGCTTAAAGCCGTGTTAATTACTTTACCGCAATATTCATTGCCGCCATTTGTGGTTAGTGAGAATAATGATTTTGAAATTTCATCCAAATCATCACTAAACGCAATGACTTGTCTTAAATAGCCTTCATCTGCATTAAGATTATCATTTCCGTATTCGTAAAGTGCAATTTTAAGATTAGGACTTTGGTCTTCGCATTTGGCGTAAGACAATTCATTTACAATTTTCCAAAGTTGCGCTTTGGCTTGGTCAATTAAGCCATCCATACTATTACTGGTGTCTAAAAGCAACGCGACTTTAATTTCAGGATTTTTAGCTTTTGAAGTGGTATTAATCACGGTTTCAGAGATGGCTAAATCTTGAGTTCTATTTTTCGAATTTGCATTACAAGCAGTTAACGATGCTAAGCATAATGCAAATATTAAGGTTTTAAATTGTGTTTTCATGTTTTTTATTTTGCTTAATTATTATTTATCTTTCAGGATTGATATCTCAATCCATTTAAAAAAGACCCCCTTTAAGTCCTTTTTAGAGGACAGCTTTATCGTAAGAATCATTTGAAAGTCATAACCTATATTATATTCGCTTAACAAATAAAGTCTTGATTTTATGTTCTTACAGCGAAGCGATCTTGATTCTTTTTTATTTAGTATTTAATTCTTTTACGTCTATAGTTCCATTCGGAGAAATCACATAGTATTTGTGATCTATTTTTGTTTCAACTACAGGTGCTACCTTGACTTCTTTCGGTTTCGGAGTAAAAACCAGTTTTATATTCATGCCAATTTGAACAACGGGTTCTAAAATTGAAGGATTAATCACCACATCATAATTTTCATACGTTAAAGGTTGGTAATAATAAGAGGTCTGCTTTTTTACCGTTGTAACACCTTTGTTTTTATCTAAAGCTTCAACAGAAGTACTATTATAAGCTTGATAGCTTTGGTAGAAATCCTTTGGGAAATAACAGTATTTATCATCTGCAATAGACACATCATAAGTAGACATATCA encodes:
- a CDS encoding PorP/SprF family type IX secretion system membrane protein; protein product: MRLKKYCLVAFIAFMANFSFAQEGIPIYSDYLTDNYYLIHPSMAGVANCAKVRLTARQQWFGVDDAPSLQTLSMNGRIGDSPVAIGGVLFNDSNGYHSTVGGYATFAYHLMFSRNEIDLNMLSFGLSAGFLQYKLDETSWLAPGEYDAAVAGIEQSATNFNVDVGLSYHFVDFYAHFTAKNILDNDGVNYNQNGEFEFKNLRTYLVSSGYTFSQYGSEWSYEPSIMYMYRDATAESSIDINAKVYKEMDFGKVWGGLSYRRSLDGAEFQDGSGVSSQKLQYITPFLGVDYNNFVFAYTYSYQANTVNFNTGGFHQLTLGFNFNCRREKYECNCPAIN
- a CDS encoding VWA domain-containing protein, whose amino-acid sequence is MKTQFKTLIFALCLASLTACNANSKNRTQDLAISETVINTTSKAKNPEIKVALLLDTSNSMDGLIDQAKAQLWKIVNELSYAKCEDQSPNLKIALYEYGNDNLNADEGYLRQVIAFSDDLDEISKSLFSLTTNGGNEYCGKVINTALSQLEWGDSKEDLKLVFIAGNEPYTQGNVSYKDASKLAHQNDVTVNTIFCGDYNQGISTKWKDGADLTHGNYMAINHNEATVHVASPYDDKILELNEKLNTTYVAYGSTGRAKMEMQAEQDSNARSYNKANAVSRTVSKSSRLYKNSSWDLVDAEKEADFSYDEIKDSELPEELKGKSKSEIKSYVEEKAQLRKKLQDEIATLNLNRRDYIAKQTKDSNNGLESAMIKALKSQAEQKNYKWE